The Glycine soja cultivar W05 chromosome 3, ASM419377v2, whole genome shotgun sequence genome window below encodes:
- the LOC114405584 gene encoding probable xyloglucan endotransglucosylase/hydrolase protein 8: MNNINDYAESLFQMCSENGAGPKRDELDFEFLGNKTGESYLIQTNVYKNETGGRKMRHMLWFDPTEDYHTYSIHEGRIRMRSC, translated from the exons ATGAACAATATCAATGATTATGCAGAATCCCTCTTTCAG ATGTGCTCAGAAAATGGTGCGGGGCCAAAAAGAGATGAGCTTGATTTTGAGTTTTTGGGGAACAAAACAGGAGAGTCATATTTGATTCAAACTAATGTATATAAGAATGAGACTGGTGGGCGTAAGATGAGGCACATGCTTTGGTTTGACCCCACAGAGGACTACCACACCTATTCCATTCACGAGGGAAGAATTAGAATGAGATCATGTTAA